A stretch of the Polluticoccus soli genome encodes the following:
- a CDS encoding glycosyltransferase family 4 protein produces MRVLILSQWCYPEPDLKALTFARELQKKGHSVQILTGFPNYPGGKLYEGYKVKWSQREVIENVEIIRVPLYPSHDQSGGKRMLNYLSFAFSAALLGVFRVKKADVMYVYHPPATIGIPAVFIRFFRRIPVVYDIQDMWPDTLTATGMVKNKIVLKLISWYCAFIYGIVDRITVLSHGFKNRLVSRGVDAAKIDVIYNWPNPFTLPEIQDKSRIPAAAEKFTILFAGTMGRAQALDKVLDAAAILKAEGASNIQFAFLGGGICLDELKAQKERLRLDNVVFLPRVNNSDVGTYLAAADALLVHLKDDELFKITIPSKTQAYFQAGKPVLMAVGGDADAMINDAGAGVCCPPEDAEAMAAAAIKLSRLSEQQLADMGTNARSYFDKYLAIDHGVSQFEKAFETTVNV; encoded by the coding sequence TATCCGGAACCTGATCTGAAAGCGCTCACCTTTGCCCGGGAGCTGCAGAAGAAAGGGCATTCGGTGCAGATACTGACGGGGTTTCCAAACTATCCCGGAGGTAAGCTGTATGAAGGGTATAAAGTGAAGTGGTCGCAGAGAGAAGTGATCGAAAACGTTGAAATAATACGCGTGCCGCTTTATCCCAGTCATGACCAGTCGGGCGGTAAACGGATGCTGAACTATTTGAGTTTTGCTTTCAGCGCTGCACTGCTGGGTGTATTTCGGGTGAAGAAAGCAGATGTTATGTATGTGTATCATCCACCTGCTACGATCGGAATACCCGCAGTATTTATTCGGTTTTTCAGGCGTATCCCGGTAGTGTATGACATCCAGGACATGTGGCCGGATACATTAACCGCAACCGGCATGGTGAAAAATAAAATTGTTTTGAAACTTATTAGCTGGTATTGTGCTTTTATTTACGGAATCGTTGATAGGATCACGGTACTCTCGCATGGTTTTAAAAACCGGCTGGTGTCGCGGGGAGTAGATGCTGCAAAGATCGACGTGATATATAATTGGCCCAACCCGTTCACACTGCCGGAAATACAGGACAAATCGCGTATACCCGCCGCTGCTGAAAAGTTTACTATTTTATTTGCAGGCACAATGGGACGAGCCCAGGCATTGGATAAAGTGTTGGATGCCGCCGCAATACTAAAGGCGGAAGGTGCCAGTAATATTCAGTTCGCATTTCTTGGTGGTGGGATATGTCTTGATGAACTAAAAGCCCAGAAAGAAAGATTACGTCTCGATAATGTTGTATTCCTGCCACGTGTCAATAACAGTGATGTAGGAACCTACCTTGCCGCTGCAGATGCACTTTTGGTGCACCTGAAAGACGACGAATTGTTCAAGATTACCATACCGTCCAAAACACAGGCGTATTTCCAGGCGGGCAAGCCTGTACTGATGGCAGTTGGCGGTGATGCTGATGCTATGATAAATGATGCTGGCGCTGGGGTCTGTTGTCCGCCTGAGGATGCGGAAGCGATGGCAGCAGCAGCAATTAAGCTATCGAGGCTAAGCGAACAACAACTGGCTGACATGGGTACCAACGCCAGAAGCTATTTTGACAAATATCTGGCGATAGACCATGGGGTCAGCCAGTTTGAAAAAGCATTTGAAACCACCGTCAATGTATAA